One Glycocaulis abyssi DNA window includes the following coding sequences:
- a CDS encoding NADP-dependent malic enzyme — MTDRKPRVDDEEALAFHRQAPAGKIALRATKPMATQRDLSLAYSPGVAAPVKAIHANPEAVYDYTSKGNFVAVISNGTAILGLGDLGPAASKPVMEGKAVLFKRFADIDAIDIEVEENDPEAFIECVRRFGNTFGGINLEDIRGPDCFIIEERLRELLDIPVFHDDQHGTAIISAAGIINACELSGRDIKDLKVVVNGAGAAGIAVLELIKSMGVAHDNAILCDTKGVIYKGRSNGMNQWKSAHAAETGKRTLEEALDGADCFIGLSVKGAVNKAMIKSMAADPIIFAMANPDPEITPEEVREARSDAIMATGRSDYPNQVNNVLGFPYIFRGALDVRARTINEEMKVAAARALAELAREDVPDEVAAAYHGSRPSFGKDYIIPAPFDPRLISHVPPYVAQAAMDSGVARRPIADMEAYKATLAQRLDPTAAILQALHEEVRAADRKTIVFAEGEEPTVIRAAHAFQTQGLGKAVLVGREETTKANMRLVGVPEDSIEILNARLSENNAVYADWLFARLQRRGYLKRDVQRMVNNDRNVFAACMVALGDAHGLVTGTTRNYAQALADVQMALDPKPGERVMGMSLVLSRGRTLFIADTNVTEFPSAQAMADMACEAAAAARRFGVEPRVALLSYSTFGNPAGERSEKIQEAVRLLDARSPDFEYEGEMNADVALDPDHTRLYPFSRLTGPANVLIMPAIHSASISTKLLRAAGGATVLGPMLVGLEKPVQIARLGAGVADILTLAALAAHDLSAERD; from the coding sequence ATGACTGACCGCAAGCCGCGCGTGGACGATGAAGAAGCTCTGGCCTTTCACCGCCAGGCGCCTGCCGGAAAAATCGCCCTGCGCGCGACCAAGCCCATGGCCACCCAGCGCGATCTCTCGCTGGCCTACTCCCCTGGCGTTGCCGCGCCGGTAAAGGCGATCCACGCCAACCCGGAGGCGGTCTACGACTATACCTCCAAGGGCAATTTCGTCGCCGTCATCTCCAATGGCACGGCCATTCTGGGCCTGGGTGATCTGGGGCCTGCCGCCTCCAAGCCGGTCATGGAAGGCAAGGCGGTGCTGTTCAAGCGCTTTGCCGATATCGACGCCATCGATATCGAGGTGGAGGAAAACGATCCCGAAGCCTTCATCGAATGCGTACGCCGCTTCGGCAATACGTTTGGCGGGATCAATCTGGAAGACATCAGGGGGCCGGACTGCTTCATCATCGAGGAGCGCCTGCGCGAACTGCTCGATATCCCCGTCTTCCATGACGACCAGCACGGCACGGCGATCATTTCCGCTGCCGGCATCATCAATGCCTGCGAGCTGTCAGGGCGCGACATCAAGGATCTCAAAGTCGTCGTGAACGGCGCGGGAGCCGCCGGTATCGCGGTGCTGGAGCTGATCAAATCCATGGGCGTCGCCCATGACAACGCGATCCTGTGCGACACCAAGGGCGTCATCTACAAGGGCCGTTCGAACGGCATGAACCAGTGGAAATCGGCCCATGCCGCCGAGACCGGCAAGCGCACTCTGGAAGAGGCGCTGGACGGAGCGGACTGCTTTATCGGCCTGTCGGTGAAGGGCGCCGTCAACAAGGCGATGATAAAATCCATGGCCGCTGATCCGATCATCTTCGCCATGGCCAATCCTGATCCGGAGATCACGCCCGAAGAGGTGCGCGAGGCGCGTTCAGACGCGATCATGGCAACCGGCCGCTCTGATTATCCCAATCAGGTCAATAACGTGCTGGGCTTTCCTTACATCTTCCGCGGCGCGCTGGATGTCCGCGCGCGCACCATCAATGAAGAGATGAAAGTGGCCGCTGCCCGCGCGCTGGCAGAGCTCGCGCGCGAGGATGTGCCAGACGAGGTGGCCGCCGCCTATCACGGCTCACGCCCCAGCTTCGGCAAGGATTATATCATCCCGGCCCCGTTCGACCCGCGCCTGATCAGCCATGTCCCCCCTTACGTGGCACAGGCCGCGATGGATTCAGGCGTTGCCCGCCGCCCCATTGCCGATATGGAAGCCTACAAGGCGACCCTCGCCCAGCGGCTCGATCCCACAGCGGCCATTTTGCAGGCTTTGCACGAGGAAGTGCGCGCCGCCGACCGCAAGACAATCGTCTTTGCCGAAGGCGAGGAGCCGACGGTCATCCGCGCCGCCCACGCCTTTCAGACGCAAGGGCTCGGCAAGGCGGTGCTGGTTGGCCGGGAGGAAACCACCAAGGCCAATATGCGCCTTGTCGGCGTGCCTGAAGACTCCATTGAAATCCTCAATGCGCGCCTCTCCGAAAACAATGCCGTCTATGCAGACTGGCTGTTCGCCCGCCTGCAAAGGCGCGGCTATCTCAAACGCGACGTGCAGCGCATGGTCAATAATGACCGCAACGTGTTTGCCGCCTGCATGGTGGCGCTGGGCGATGCCCACGGCCTGGTGACCGGCACCACGCGCAACTATGCGCAGGCGCTGGCCGATGTGCAGATGGCGCTGGACCCCAAGCCCGGCGAACGCGTGATGGGCATGTCGCTGGTGCTGTCACGCGGGCGCACGCTCTTCATCGCCGACACCAATGTCACCGAATTTCCAAGTGCGCAGGCCATGGCCGACATGGCGTGTGAGGCCGCTGCTGCCGCGCGCCGTTTCGGGGTGGAGCCGCGCGTGGCGCTGCTCTCCTACTCCACTTTCGGTAACCCGGCCGGGGAACGCTCGGAGAAAATCCAGGAGGCTGTCCGTCTGCTCGATGCGCGCAGCCCCGATTTTGAATATGAGGGCGAGATGAATGCCGATGTGGCGCTCGACCCTGACCATACGCGGCTCTACCCGTTCTCGCGCCTCACCGGTCCGGCCAATGTGCTCATCATGCCGGCCATTCATTCCGCCTCCATCTCCACCAAGCTTTTGCGCGCTGCGGGTGGGGCCACCGTGCTGGGGCCGATGCTGGTCGGGCTGGAAAAGCCGGTGCAGATCGCGCGCCTCGGCGCGGGCGTGGCCGACATCCTCACCCTCGCCGCACTGGCCGCGCATGACCTCTCAGCGGAGCGGGACTAG
- a CDS encoding IS1595 family transposase gives MTNALTVREFFKRFPDDETCLTHIMDVRYGMKHTCRKCGTESTFHRMSDRRAFACAACGDHVYPTAGTIFQDTRTPLQLWFYAIYLFTTTRHGVSGKELERQLGVTYKTAWRMGQQIRKLMGSVDNFELLQGHVEMDEAYVGGKRSGKRGRGAEGKTIVMGLKERGGAMRAVVIPNVKKETLRGVVMQQVAKGATVSTDELMSYGLLSDDGYKHGRVKHSAKDWAHYDYRTGETHHTNHVESFWRLFKKSIAGTHIHISQKHAKRYLDEFTFRSNHRAMGNAMFDLLIAAV, from the coding sequence ATGACCAACGCACTCACAGTCCGCGAATTTTTTAAGCGCTTCCCCGATGATGAGACGTGCCTCACGCACATCATGGACGTGCGCTATGGCATGAAACACACCTGCCGGAAGTGCGGCACGGAAAGCACTTTCCACCGTATGAGCGACCGCCGCGCCTTCGCGTGTGCCGCTTGTGGCGATCATGTGTATCCGACCGCTGGAACGATCTTTCAGGACACCCGCACGCCGCTCCAACTCTGGTTTTATGCCATCTACCTTTTCACTACTACGCGCCATGGCGTGAGCGGTAAGGAACTGGAGCGCCAGCTTGGCGTGACCTACAAGACGGCATGGCGCATGGGCCAGCAAATCCGCAAGCTCATGGGTTCCGTTGACAACTTCGAGCTTCTGCAAGGCCACGTCGAAATGGACGAGGCGTATGTAGGTGGCAAGCGCTCTGGCAAGCGTGGACGCGGTGCCGAGGGCAAGACGATTGTCATGGGCCTGAAAGAGCGTGGTGGTGCCATGCGGGCCGTTGTGATCCCGAACGTCAAGAAGGAGACGCTTCGCGGTGTGGTAATGCAGCAGGTGGCCAAAGGCGCTACCGTGTCCACCGATGAGCTGATGAGCTACGGCTTACTCAGCGATGACGGCTACAAGCATGGCCGTGTGAAGCACTCTGCGAAAGACTGGGCGCACTACGACTACCGGACTGGCGAGACGCACCACACGAACCATGTGGAAAGCTTCTGGCGTCTGTTCAAAAAGTCGATTGCGGGAACGCACATTCATATCAGCCAGAAGCACGCCAAGCGCTATCTGGACGAGTTCACTTTCCGCTCGAACCACCGCGCGATGGGGAACGCGATGTTTGATCTTCTGATTGCAGCGGTTTAG
- a CDS encoding MFS transporter, with amino-acid sequence MTDISAERQSERRSLLGSVVALGWRRSAVMLLLGFAAGLPILLVFSTLSAWLRLEGVSRTEIGFFAWAGMAYTFKFMWSPLVDRLPLPVLDRLLGRRRSWILLAQAVVIGAILLASTATPSTGLFVIALATVMIAFGSATQDIALDAWRIDVADDEYQALLVAIYQWGYRFGMIAAGAGALVMADFGGFSFAYTVLAALMLIGVAGVFLAPEPARPKALGGGTEAIEGAVKGNPLGEAAAWLYSAVVAPFVDFIVRYRWIALLILTLIGAYRLNDFVLGFMAYPFYVDMGYTLSEIGAVSKVYGVFAMLAGAMLAGVAATRWGVYPVLMVGAIISAVSALAFTWLALVQPTGEITLVNGAELTPWPQEKNPSILYLTLAITAENVAGGWAGTALIAYMSSLTNRAFSATQYALFSSFYALPGKLFGGFSGIMVDSLGYANFFTTTALIGAPAVLLVWIVMRWRAAREVAAHKPQIS; translated from the coding sequence ATGACCGATATCAGTGCCGAGCGCCAGAGCGAGCGCCGCAGCCTTCTGGGCTCGGTGGTGGCGCTGGGCTGGCGGCGCTCGGCCGTCATGCTGCTTCTGGGCTTCGCTGCCGGGCTCCCCATTCTGCTGGTCTTCTCAACGCTGTCGGCCTGGCTGCGCCTTGAAGGCGTATCACGCACCGAGATCGGGTTTTTTGCCTGGGCGGGCATGGCCTACACGTTCAAATTCATGTGGTCCCCACTGGTTGACCGGCTGCCCCTGCCCGTCCTTGACCGGCTGCTCGGACGGCGGCGCTCATGGATATTGCTGGCGCAGGCGGTCGTGATCGGCGCGATATTGCTCGCCTCGACTGCGACGCCCTCCACCGGGCTTTTCGTGATTGCGCTGGCGACCGTGATGATCGCCTTTGGCTCGGCGACACAGGACATTGCGCTGGATGCCTGGCGGATTGATGTCGCCGACGATGAGTATCAGGCCCTGCTGGTGGCGATTTATCAGTGGGGCTACCGCTTTGGCATGATCGCCGCGGGCGCAGGCGCGCTGGTGATGGCCGATTTTGGCGGGTTTTCCTTTGCCTACACCGTGCTCGCCGCCCTCATGCTGATCGGCGTGGCGGGCGTGTTCCTGGCCCCGGAGCCCGCGCGTCCCAAAGCGCTGGGCGGCGGCACCGAAGCCATCGAAGGCGCGGTGAAGGGCAATCCGCTGGGCGAGGCGGCGGCCTGGCTCTACTCGGCTGTGGTCGCGCCCTTTGTTGATTTCATCGTGCGCTATCGCTGGATCGCGCTGCTTATCCTCACCCTGATCGGTGCCTATAGGCTCAATGATTTCGTACTCGGCTTCATGGCCTATCCCTTCTATGTGGATATGGGCTATACGCTGTCTGAAATCGGCGCTGTATCAAAGGTTTACGGCGTATTTGCGATGCTGGCGGGCGCCATGCTGGCCGGTGTCGCCGCCACGCGCTGGGGTGTTTATCCGGTGCTGATGGTCGGCGCGATCATCAGCGCTGTCTCGGCGCTGGCCTTCACCTGGCTGGCGCTCGTCCAGCCGACCGGTGAGATCACGCTGGTCAATGGCGCGGAACTGACCCCCTGGCCGCAGGAAAAGAACCCCTCCATCCTCTACCTGACACTCGCCATTACGGCAGAAAACGTCGCTGGTGGCTGGGCGGGAACCGCGCTCATCGCCTATATGTCGAGCCTGACCAACCGGGCCTTCTCGGCCACGCAATACGCGCTCTTCAGCTCGTTCTACGCCCTGCCGGGCAAGCTTTTTGGCGGATTTTCCGGTATTATGGTGGACTCTCTTGGCTATGCCAATTTCTTCACCACCACCGCGCTTATCGGCGCGCCGGCGGTATTGCTGGTGTGGATCGTAATGCGCTGGCGGGCCGCGCGCGAGGTCGCCGCCCACAAGCCCCAGATCAGCTAG
- a CDS encoding ATP-binding protein produces MTHALPPSSPDSSPAPSLAASPDGAPAEEGAGPVMAAPAALRGVFDAIGELVIVRDRDGRLSDVNGAFLRAFGGTREDWTGRWFAVAPAFGESASHRRYDVAMRTRTGPVWIEWSETLTADGSIIAVGRDVTEQRSQVQRESEAARGKGVFFAAVTHELRTPLSGALGTARLLEDTGLKPDQAAYVAALKASASHALKLIDDILDLSRLEAGKLELRPEAMDPSRLVEEVCELLSEKAAEKGLALAHAQGPGVPAQIRADPARLKQILYNLAGNAVKFTREGGVLVTLEAENNSLRLSIRDTGPGITPSDQARLFEQFERGAAERDNSAPGAGLGLAMVKRLAEAMDGEVGVRSQPGEGALFWFTFQPEVLQRAPVHRPLAGRRVLIATPCSIESDALVLHAETLGAWAEHCGNQGQLVARAQAVRPDIVILDDSWTEDASALAASGCAGRILALARPRTKARYTGKDRPAGIDGWLVAPVRASSLARFALGKSSGDEKRESEVRGPVLAGYRILLAEDDPVNALIARTLLTRLGASVVMAATGREAVLEASQGGLDAALLDLRMPELDGRDAAAQIRALPGEPGSVPLVALTANATESDRDACLAAGMDAFLAKPVDPDELASVLSGLCGGQIRARLSA; encoded by the coding sequence ATGACCCATGCCCTGCCGCCCTCCTCTCCGGACTCTTCTCCGGCCCCGTCCCTGGCCGCCTCACCGGACGGCGCGCCTGCCGAAGAAGGCGCGGGGCCCGTCATGGCCGCGCCCGCGGCCTTGCGCGGCGTGTTTGATGCCATTGGCGAGCTGGTCATCGTGCGTGACCGGGACGGGCGCCTGAGCGATGTGAACGGCGCGTTCCTGCGGGCCTTTGGCGGAACGCGCGAAGACTGGACAGGGCGCTGGTTCGCGGTCGCTCCCGCTTTTGGCGAGAGCGCGTCCCACCGGCGCTATGATGTGGCGATGCGCACCCGCACCGGGCCGGTCTGGATCGAGTGGTCGGAGACCCTCACCGCCGACGGATCGATCATCGCGGTCGGCCGCGACGTGACCGAGCAGCGCAGTCAGGTCCAGCGTGAGAGCGAGGCCGCGCGCGGCAAGGGCGTGTTTTTTGCCGCCGTCACCCATGAATTGCGCACGCCCCTGTCGGGCGCGCTGGGCACGGCCCGCCTGCTGGAAGATACCGGGCTGAAGCCCGATCAGGCGGCCTATGTGGCGGCCCTCAAAGCCAGCGCCAGTCATGCGCTGAAACTCATTGACGACATTCTCGACCTTTCCCGGCTGGAGGCCGGCAAGCTGGAACTCCGCCCCGAAGCCATGGATCCGTCAAGGCTGGTTGAAGAGGTGTGCGAGCTGTTGTCGGAGAAGGCCGCCGAAAAGGGGCTGGCGCTCGCCCACGCGCAAGGGCCGGGTGTACCCGCCCAGATCAGGGCCGATCCGGCGCGGCTGAAGCAGATACTCTATAATCTGGCCGGCAATGCCGTGAAATTCACCCGCGAGGGCGGGGTGCTGGTCACGCTGGAGGCCGAAAATAATAGTCTGCGCCTGTCGATCCGGGATACCGGCCCCGGTATCACCCCGTCCGATCAGGCCCGGCTGTTTGAACAGTTCGAGCGCGGCGCGGCCGAGCGCGATAATAGCGCGCCGGGAGCGGGGCTGGGCCTTGCCATGGTCAAGCGTCTGGCCGAAGCCATGGACGGCGAAGTGGGCGTACGCTCTCAACCCGGCGAGGGCGCCCTGTTCTGGTTCACCTTCCAGCCGGAGGTGCTGCAGCGTGCGCCGGTGCACCGGCCGCTGGCGGGACGGCGCGTCCTGATCGCGACACCGTGTTCCATCGAATCCGATGCCCTTGTCCTGCACGCCGAGACGCTGGGCGCATGGGCCGAGCATTGTGGCAATCAGGGTCAGCTTGTGGCGCGGGCGCAGGCGGTGCGCCCCGACATCGTCATTCTTGACGATAGCTGGACCGAGGATGCCTCGGCGCTGGCCGCGAGCGGCTGTGCCGGGCGGATTCTCGCTCTTGCCCGGCCGCGCACCAAGGCGCGCTATACCGGCAAGGACCGTCCGGCGGGGATTGATGGCTGGCTGGTGGCGCCGGTGCGGGCAAGCTCGCTGGCCCGGTTTGCGCTGGGTAAGAGTTCAGGCGATGAAAAACGCGAGAGCGAGGTGCGCGGCCCGGTACTTGCCGGATACCGCATTCTACTGGCCGAGGATGATCCGGTGAACGCGCTTATTGCACGCACGCTTCTGACCCGGCTGGGCGCGAGTGTCGTCATGGCGGCGACCGGGCGCGAAGCGGTGCTGGAAGCCTCGCAAGGCGGGCTGGATGCGGCGCTGCTGGATTTGCGCATGCCGGAGCTGGACGGGCGCGACGCTGCGGCCCAGATCCGCGCCTTGCCGGGCGAGCCGGGCTCAGTCCCGCTCGTTGCGCTGACGGCCAATGCGACCGAGTCTGACCGCGATGCGTGCCTTGCTGCCGGCATGGACGCCTTCCTTGCCAAGCCGGTTGACCCTGACGAGCTGGCGAGCGTCCTCTCCGGCTTGTGCGGCGGGCAAATCCGCGCAAGGCTGAGCGCCTAG
- a CDS encoding YifB family Mg chelatase-like AAA ATPase, which translates to MSAYTHSASFEGADARLVDVQVQIAGGTPAFSVVGLADKAVAESRERVRAAFAAIGLSLPGQRLIVNLAPADRPKEGAHFDLPIAIGILIAMGVLPPEAGSEYLAMGELGLDGSISPAPGALPAAMLAVEQETGFICAKDSGPEAAWAGGELAILAPASLIQLINHFKGGQALARPQPGDLVEGPRFKDMRDVRGQETAKRALEIAMAGGHNILFIGPPGSGKSMLAERAPGLLPPLSAKELLEISTVQSVAGLLERGELSRARPFRAPHHSASMAAMVGGGTRVRPGEASLAHNGVLFLDELPEFHPQVLDSLRQPLETGEIAVARANARITFPARFQLVAAMNPCRCGWAGADGRACARGKNCAESYQARISGPMMDRIDLQIEVPPVTPADLALPPAQEGTAEIAARVARAREVQEARGALNARLSGEALDRIAEPDGAGRELLSRAAGAMGLTARSYHRVLRTARTIADLDGVEGVRRIHVAEALSARRTTRPAGTPAGWPALADGGEKSLPHSTLR; encoded by the coding sequence ATGAGCGCCTACACCCATTCTGCCTCGTTTGAGGGTGCCGATGCACGCCTCGTCGATGTTCAGGTGCAGATTGCCGGCGGCACACCGGCCTTCAGCGTGGTCGGGCTGGCCGACAAGGCGGTGGCCGAAAGCCGCGAACGCGTGCGGGCCGCCTTTGCCGCCATTGGCCTGTCGCTGCCCGGCCAGCGCCTGATCGTCAATCTGGCGCCCGCTGACAGGCCGAAGGAAGGCGCCCATTTCGATCTGCCGATCGCCATTGGCATACTGATCGCGATGGGCGTGCTGCCCCCCGAGGCGGGGTCTGAATATCTGGCGATGGGGGAGCTGGGCCTTGACGGTTCGATTTCGCCCGCGCCGGGCGCGCTGCCAGCCGCCATGCTAGCCGTGGAGCAGGAAACCGGCTTTATCTGCGCGAAGGATAGCGGGCCGGAAGCGGCCTGGGCGGGGGGCGAGCTGGCCATTCTTGCCCCGGCTTCGCTCATCCAGCTGATCAATCATTTCAAGGGCGGACAGGCGCTGGCCCGGCCCCAGCCAGGGGATCTGGTGGAGGGGCCGCGCTTTAAAGACATGCGCGATGTGCGCGGACAGGAGACCGCCAAGCGCGCGCTGGAAATCGCCATGGCGGGCGGCCACAACATCCTCTTCATCGGGCCGCCGGGTTCTGGCAAGTCCATGCTGGCCGAGCGCGCGCCGGGCCTTCTGCCGCCCCTGTCAGCCAAGGAATTGCTTGAAATTTCAACTGTGCAGTCGGTGGCTGGACTGCTGGAACGCGGGGAGCTGAGCCGGGCGCGGCCTTTCCGGGCGCCGCACCATTCCGCCTCTATGGCCGCCATGGTCGGCGGCGGCACGCGCGTGCGCCCCGGCGAGGCGTCGCTCGCCCATAATGGCGTGCTCTTCCTTGACGAATTGCCGGAATTTCACCCGCAAGTGCTCGATTCCCTGCGCCAGCCGCTGGAGACAGGCGAGATTGCCGTGGCGCGCGCCAATGCCCGCATCACGTTTCCGGCCCGGTTTCAGCTGGTCGCGGCGATGAATCCCTGCCGCTGCGGCTGGGCGGGCGCAGACGGGCGCGCTTGCGCGCGCGGTAAAAATTGCGCGGAAAGCTATCAGGCGCGCATTTCCGGCCCGATGATGGATCGTATCGATCTGCAGATCGAGGTGCCGCCGGTGACGCCCGCAGACCTCGCCCTGCCGCCCGCGCAGGAAGGCACAGCCGAGATCGCCGCGCGCGTGGCAAGGGCGCGCGAGGTGCAGGAGGCGCGCGGCGCGCTCAATGCGCGGCTGTCGGGCGAGGCGCTGGACCGGATAGCCGAGCCCGATGGCGCCGGGCGCGAGCTATTGTCGCGCGCCGCAGGGGCCATGGGGCTGACCGCGCGCAGCTATCACCGCGTGCTGCGCACCGCGCGCACCATCGCCGATCTGGACGGTGTGGAGGGTGTACGCCGCATCCATGTCGCAGAGGCGCTAAGCGCCAGGCGGACCACGCGCCCGGCCGGTACGCCCGCAGGCTGGCCGGCGCTTGCAGACGGGGGCGAAAAATCACTCCCGCATTCGACGCTTCGTTAA
- a CDS encoding YraN family protein: MTRHARQRAERRGRRGERAASILLILKGWRILGRRVKTPLGEIDLIARKGRTLAFIEVKWRNRREAAREAFHPRQQVRLMRAAALWRARRTGLDRLATRFDLICVAPGRWPEHLKGVASADYGPENHLI; this comes from the coding sequence ATGACCCGGCATGCGCGCCAGCGGGCCGAACGGCGGGGACGGCGCGGGGAGCGGGCCGCCAGCATCCTGCTCATCCTGAAAGGCTGGCGCATTCTGGGCCGGCGGGTGAAGACGCCGCTCGGCGAGATCGATCTCATCGCGCGCAAGGGCCGCACGCTCGCCTTCATCGAGGTGAAATGGCGAAACCGGCGCGAGGCCGCGCGTGAAGCCTTTCATCCACGCCAGCAGGTGCGCCTGATGCGGGCCGCCGCCCTGTGGCGCGCGCGGCGCACCGGGCTGGACAGGCTGGCGACGCGTTTTGACCTGATCTGCGTGGCGCCCGGACGATGGCCGGAACACCTCAAAGGCGTGGCCAGCGCTGATTACGGTCCGGAAAACCATTTGATTTAG
- a CDS encoding penicillin-binding protein activator codes for MMRAILPTRALVPIAGLWRVTACMAGAALFLSACGATTGGPGVTPGPASPVVGAPPEPAVLGVEMSPERLAFTPPHLEGMDLVRVGVLLPFSGASAALRSEAGHLLRAAELALFERGIENVVLLPKDTEGTARGAEAAAEAAIADGADMIIGPLLAAEVRAVSGPARRSNIPVISFSTDTSVAGGGVYLLSFPPEEEVRRVVSYTAALGADRFAIVAPATPYGQLVSQAYRSAAAEFGGTVTAEEVYSGGVDSMSQAARRLARAGIGSLEVGRALAMTGEDWRPTDSGAFQVVMLPAGGDDLRMLAPSMLFADIDPLLVKFVGTGLWRNPDSAREPALANGWFAGPDAEMRARFETAYEIAFSEQPSRLAGLGYDAASLAVVMAASEGGIDRAVIEDPNGFLGVDGLFRLRADGTVERGLALYTIRRGQFEVLDPAPVRFGPDSMAVDVEPGES; via the coding sequence ATGATGAGAGCAATCTTGCCCACCCGCGCGCTGGTGCCAATAGCTGGCCTTTGGCGTGTGACCGCCTGTATGGCGGGTGCGGCGCTTTTCCTGTCGGCTTGCGGGGCAACCACCGGCGGCCCCGGTGTCACGCCGGGACCCGCATCGCCGGTCGTAGGCGCGCCGCCTGAACCGGCCGTGCTGGGTGTGGAGATGAGCCCGGAACGTCTGGCCTTCACCCCGCCGCATCTGGAAGGGATGGATCTTGTGCGCGTCGGCGTATTGCTGCCCTTCTCCGGCGCGTCGGCTGCCTTGCGCTCAGAGGCCGGCCATTTGCTGCGCGCCGCCGAGCTGGCCCTGTTTGAGCGCGGCATCGAGAATGTCGTTCTGCTGCCAAAGGATACTGAAGGCACGGCCCGCGGCGCGGAGGCCGCTGCCGAAGCGGCCATCGCCGATGGCGCTGACATGATTATCGGCCCGCTGCTCGCCGCCGAAGTGCGCGCAGTCTCCGGCCCGGCGCGCCGGTCCAACATCCCCGTCATCTCCTTTTCCACGGACACCAGCGTTGCCGGTGGCGGCGTCTATCTCTTGAGCTTCCCGCCAGAGGAAGAGGTGCGCCGGGTGGTGTCCTACACCGCCGCTCTGGGCGCAGACCGTTTTGCCATCGTGGCCCCGGCCACCCCTTATGGGCAGCTGGTCAGCCAGGCTTACCGCTCCGCCGCCGCCGAGTTTGGCGGCACGGTGACGGCCGAGGAAGTCTATTCGGGCGGCGTGGACTCCATGAGCCAGGCAGCCCGGCGGCTGGCCCGCGCCGGCATTGGCAGTCTGGAGGTCGGGCGCGCCCTTGCCATGACGGGTGAAGACTGGCGGCCCACTGATAGCGGCGCGTTCCAGGTGGTGATGCTCCCCGCAGGCGGCGATGATCTGCGCATGCTCGCCCCGTCCATGCTGTTTGCCGATATCGATCCGCTGCTGGTGAAGTTTGTCGGCACCGGCCTGTGGCGCAATCCTGACAGCGCCCGCGAACCGGCTTTGGCCAATGGCTGGTTTGCCGGTCCGGACGCCGAAATGCGTGCCCGGTTCGAGACTGCCTATGAGATTGCTTTCAGCGAACAGCCCTCCCGCCTTGCCGGGCTGGGTTATGATGCGGCCTCGCTGGCGGTTGTCATGGCGGCAAGCGAGGGCGGGATTGACCGGGCCGTAATTGAGGATCCGAACGGATTTCTGGGCGTGGACGGCCTGTTCCGCCTGCGCGCCGACGGCACGGTGGAGCGCGGCCTTGCGCTCTACACCATCCGCCGCGGGCAGTTCGAGGTGCTCGACCCCGCCCCGGTACGTTTTGGCCCGGATAGCATGGCCGTGGATGTGGAACCGGGCGAATCCTGA